Proteins co-encoded in one Oncorhynchus kisutch isolate 150728-3 linkage group LG1, Okis_V2, whole genome shotgun sequence genomic window:
- the LOC116375808 gene encoding complement C1q tumor necrosis factor-related protein 1-like, producing MLGVCLSVLLLLPLASSIPSPSRPPPRLCRRCCDPLQPPESSAAHPAHHAAATPEVHTYINMTILKGDKGDRGDKGMPGKNGKEGPQGYRGPMGPQGTKGQAGSPGDACKPQHSSFSVGRRKSLHSIDYYQALVFDTVFVNLYEHFNMFKGKFYCFVPGIYFFNVNIHTWNFKETYLHLMHNDKEQVILYAQPSERSIMQSQSVMMDLALNDEVWVRLYKRERENAVYSDDVDVYITFNGYLVAPSVQ from the exons ATGTTGGGGGTGTGTCTGTCCGTCCTATTGCTCCTCCCCCTGGCCTCGTCCATCCCCTCCCCCTCCAGACCTCCCCCAAGACTATGCAGACGATGCTGCGACCCCCTGCAGCCCCCAGAATCCTCTGCTGCACACCCTGCCCACCACGCCGCTGCCACGCCAGAGGTCCACACCTACATCAACATGACCATACTCAAAG GTGATAAAGGTGACAGAGGAGATAAAGGCATGCCAGGGAAAAATGGTAAAGAAGGTCCCCAAGGTTACCGGGGTCCCATGGGTCCTCAAGGGACTAAGGGCCAGGCGGGCTCCCCGGGAGATGCCTGTAAGCCACAGCACTCCTCCTTCTCTGTAGGGAGACGTAAATCCCTCCACAGTATAGACTACTACCAGGCCCTGGTGTTTGACACGGTGTTCGTCAACCTCTACGAGCACTTCAACATGTTCAAAG GTAAATTCTACTGCTTCGTCCCAGGTATCTACTTCTTCAACGTGAACATCCACACGTGGAACTTCAAGGAGACCTACCTCCACCTGATGCACAACGATAAGGAGCAGGTGATCCTGTACGCCCAGCCCAGTGAGAGGTCCATCATGCAGAGTCAGAGTGTGATGATGGACCTGGCGCTGAACGACGAGGTCTGGGTCAGGCTCtacaagagggagagggagaacgcCGTCTATAGTGATGACGTGGACGTCTATATTACCTTTAATGGATACCTGGTGGCGCCTAGTGTCCAGTGA